In Acomys russatus chromosome 26, mAcoRus1.1, whole genome shotgun sequence, a genomic segment contains:
- the LOC127209481 gene encoding liver carboxylesterase 1-like: MWLFALALASLNICMAFGHPSSPPVVDTVHGKVLGKYVTLEGFLQPVAVFLGVPFAKPPLGSLRFAPPQPAEPWSFIKNATSYPPMCSQITGAGPVLSDVFTNQLENVPLEYSEDCLYLNIYSPTDLTSKDRLPVMVWVHGGGLLSGGASTFDGLALSTHENVVVVVIQYRLGIWGFLSTGDEHSRGNWGHFDQVAALQWVQNNIANFGGDPGSVTLFGESAGGESVSVLVLSPLTKNLFQRAISESGVALTPCLFRESTRRGAEQVAVATGCEVTTSAGIVQCLREKTEEELLATTLKMKFFALDLLRDPRESYPFLTTVIDGVVLPKAPEEILAEKSFNTVPYIVGINKQEFGWFIPTMMGYPLSEGKLDQKTATSLLWKSYPLANISQDLTPVATEKYLGRSDCLYKKKDLFLDMMGDVLFAVPSVIVARYHRDAGASTYVYEFTYRPSFVSDMRPKMVIADHGDEVYYVWGTPFLKDGASEEEINLSRMMMKFWGNFARNGNPNGEGLPHWPEYDQKESYLQIGATTQEARKLKDKEAAFWTSLRAMEAEKAAKGDTEK; encoded by the exons atgtggctctTTGCTctggccctggcttccctcaacaTTTGCATGGCTTTTG GACACCCATCTTCACCACCTGTGGTGGACACTGTTCATGGCAAAGTGCTGGGGAAGTACGTCACTTTAGAAGGATTCCTGCAGCCCGTGGCCGTCTTCTTGGGAGTCCCCTTTGCCAAGCCCCCTCTTGGATCCCTGAGGTTTGCTCCACCACAGCCTGCAGAGCCCTGGAGCTTCATAAAGAACGCCACCTCCTACCCTCCCAT GTGCTCCCAAATTACAGGAGCAGGACCAGTGCTCTCTGATGTCTTCACCAACCAACTAGAAAACGTTCCTCTTGAGTATTCTGAAGACTGCCTTTACCTAAATATATACTCCCCCACTGACCTGACAAGCAAAGACAGGCTGCCG GTGATGGTATGGGTCCATGGAGGTGGTTTGCTGTCTGGTGGGGCTTCAACTTTTGATGGACTGGCCCTGTCTACCCATGaaaatgtggtggtggtggtcattcaGTATCGCCTGGGCATCTGGGGATTCCTCAG CACAGGTGATGAGCACAGCCGAGGGAACTGGGGTCACTTCGACCAAGTAGCTGCACTACAATGGGTCCAGAACAACATTGCTAACTTCGGAGGGGACCCAGGCTCTGTAACCCTCTTTGGCGAGTcagcaggaggagaaagtgtCTCTGTCCTT GTTTTGTCACCTCTGACCAAGAACCTCTTCCAAAGGGCCATTTCTGAGAGTGGTGTGGCCCTCACTCCATGTCTGTTCAGGGAGAGTACCAGGCGAGGGGCTGAG CAAGTCGCCGTGGCTACCGGGTGTGAGGTCACTACATCAGCCGGCATAGTTCAGTGTCTGCgtgagaagacagaggaggaactCTTGGCAACAACACTGAAAATG AAATTCTTTGCTCTTGATTTGCTCAGAGACCCCAGAGAG AGCTACCCCTTCCTGACTACCGTGATTGATGGAGTGGTCCTGCCAAAGGCACCAGAAGAGATCCTGGCTGAGAAGAGTTTCAACACTGTCCCCTACATCGTGGGCATCAACAAGCAAGAGTTTGGCTGGTTCATTCCAACG ATGATGGGCTATCCACTCTCTGAAGGCAAACTGGACCAGAAGACAGCCACATCCCTCTTGTGGAAGTCCTACCCACTTGCT AACATCTCTCAGGACCTGACTCCAGTGGCCACTGAGAAGTATTTGGGAAGATCAGACTGCCTATACAAAAAGAAAGACCTCTTTTTAGACATGATGGGAGATGTGCTGTTTGCTGTGCCATCTGTGATCGTGGCCCGCTATCACAGAG ATGCTGGAGCCTCCACCTATGTGTATGAATTTACATACCGTCCAAGCTTTGTGTCTGACATGAGACCCAAGATGGTGATAGCAGACCATGGTGACGAAGTTTACTATGTTTGGGGGAcaccatttttaaaag aTGGTGCCTCGGAGGAGGAGATCAACCTCAGCAGGATGATGATGAAGTTTTGGGGCAATTTTGCTCGAAATGG GAACCCCAATGGGGAGGGACTGCCACACTGGCCAGAGTACGACCAGAAGGAAAGTTACCTTCAGATTGGAGCCACCACCCAGGAAGCCCGGAAGCTCAAAGACAAGGAAGCAGCCTTCTGGACCAGCCTCCGGGCTATGGAGGCAGAAAAAGCAGCCAAGGGAGACACTGAGAAATGA